GGCAGCGCACCGTCAGCAGACCGGGCCTCGCCGTTCCCCGAGCCCCTGGATACACGCCCCGCCGTTCTTGGTGCGCCGCCCTGCGCGCCGCCGGGCACGGTGCGGACGTCATCGCCGTCACCTCCGCCCGGGACCTGGCCGTGGTCCGGCGGGCCGTCAGCGCGGGCGTCGTCCAGTACCTGCTCAAGCCCTTCGGCGCGGCCGCCCTGGGCGAGCGCCTGCGCCAGTACGCCCGCTACCGGGCCAACCTCGACCGCCCCGGCCGGGCGCTCGGCCAGGACGAGGTCGACCGGGCGCTCGCCCTGCTGCGCGGCACCGACCGCAGCAGCCTCCCCAAGGGCCTGGCCGCCGACACCCTGGACACCCTCGCCACCGCGCTGCGCACCGCCCCCGACGGCCTCTCGGCCGGCGCCGCCGCCGCGGCCACCGGCGTCTCCCGGATCACCGCCCGCCGCTACCTCGAACACCTGGTCACCACCGGCCGCGCCACCCGCGAGCCCCGCTACGGGCAGGTCGGCCGCCCCGAGCTGGGCTACCGGTGGAGCGGTGGGTGACCGGGCCTCAGACGCGCTCGGCCAGCGCCAGGTAGCGGTCCGGTTCGTCGGCGTAGGACAGCGGGGTCCAGCCGTTGGCGGCCAGCAGCGGGAAGAGGCGCTCGCGGGCGCGCAGGTCGTCGGGGGTGAGCGGGCGGCCCTTGCGGGCGGCGAGGGCGGCCCGGCCGAGCGGGTGGAAGAGGGCGAGCCGGCCGCCGGGGCGGGTGACCCGGGCGAGTTCGCGCAGCCCGGCGGCCGGGTCGGGCAGGTGGGAGACCAGGCCCGCGCCGAACACCAGGTCGGCGCGGGCGTCGGGCAGCGGCAGCCGGGTGCAGTCGGCCCGCAGCAGCGCGGCGTCGGCGCGGTGCGCGGCGGCCCGCTCCAGCATCTCGGGCGTCAGGTCGACGCCGAGGACGGTGCCGCCCGGGCCGACGGCGGCGCGCAGCAGCGGGAGGGCGCGGCCGGTGCCGCAGCCCGCGTCGATCACGAACTGCCCGGCGGACAGGCCGGTGTCGGCGATCGCGGCGGCGTAACGCGGGCTGTCGTCCGGGTACTTGCTGTCCCAGGTGGCGGCGCGTTCGGCGAAGAAGGCCCGGGTGTCGGCGAGTTCGCGGGCGTGGGCGGTGGGGTCCATGGACGGGAGGCTACCCGGGCGCGGGCCGTGACCCGCGGCGGTCCGGCTCGTTGGAGGGGCGGGGGTGTCCACCGGGGGGTGTCCACCGGGGGGTGCCCGACGGCGCCCGGCGGCGGCCCGGCGGCCGGCCGGGGGAGCGGGCGGGGGAAATCGCTCACCCGGACGGGTGATCGAAGGGCCCGGTGGCGGCATTCGCCGAACCCCCGAAGGTAAAGTTAGGCTTACCTAACTTCCCAAGGGAGCTCCTGCTGTGACCCTCACCGTCGGCACCTCCGCCGCACCGGTCGGCGACGCGATCCTGCGCCGCCAGCGCATCCGCGAGTCGGCCGCCCGCACCTACGCCCGGTCCTTCCCGATCGTGCCGGTGCGCGCGAACGGCATGACCGTGGAGGGCGCCGACGGACGCCGCTACCTCGACTGCCTCTCCGGCGCCGGCACCCTCGCGCTCGGCCACAACCACCCCGTGGTGCTCGACGCGATCCGCCGCACCCTGGACAGCGGCGCCCCGCTGCACCTGCTCGACCTCGCCACCGCCGAGAAGGACGACTTCACCACCGCG
The window above is part of the Kitasatospora sp. NA04385 genome. Proteins encoded here:
- a CDS encoding two-component system response regulator, whose amino-acid sequence is MGVSVLLRAVTGTRSRCALRQRTVSRPGLAVPRAPGYTPRRSWCAALRAAGHGADVIAVTSARDLAVVRRAVSAGVVQYLLKPFGAAALGERLRQYARYRANLDRPGRALGQDEVDRALALLRGTDRSSLPKGLAADTLDTLATALRTAPDGLSAGAAAAATGVSRITARRYLEHLVTTGRATREPRYGQVGRPELGYRWSGG
- a CDS encoding class I SAM-dependent methyltransferase, with translation MDPTAHARELADTRAFFAERAATWDSKYPDDSPRYAAAIADTGLSAGQFVIDAGCGTGRALPLLRAAVGPGGTVLGVDLTPEMLERAAAHRADAALLRADCTRLPLPDARADLVFGAGLVSHLPDPAAGLRELARVTRPGGRLALFHPLGRAALAARKGRPLTPDDLRARERLFPLLAANGWTPLSYADEPDRYLALAERV